From Weissella confusa, a single genomic window includes:
- the pth gene encoding aminoacyl-tRNA hydrolase — MKMIVGLGNIGKEYDRTRHNIGFMTVDALADKYSASFKQDGAHNAFVADVRIDGEKVLLVKPTTYMNDSGRAVRPLMDYYDLDIADLLVVQDDMDMDLGRLRLRQKGSAGGHNGIKSIAQHLDTQTFNRLKFGIGHPAHVQKAVVDFVLGKFGKDEEPEMLGGIDKSLDIFEAFASGADMPTLMNKFN, encoded by the coding sequence ATGAAGATGATTGTTGGTTTGGGAAACATTGGTAAGGAATACGACCGTACGCGTCACAACATTGGCTTTATGACAGTTGATGCGTTGGCAGATAAGTACAGTGCATCATTTAAGCAAGATGGGGCACACAATGCATTTGTAGCTGATGTGCGTATTGATGGCGAGAAGGTTTTGTTGGTGAAGCCAACGACTTACATGAATGATTCAGGCCGTGCGGTTCGTCCGTTGATGGATTACTACGATTTGGACATCGCCGACTTGCTGGTTGTACAAGATGATATGGATATGGATCTTGGCCGTTTGCGCTTGCGTCAAAAGGGTTCAGCCGGTGGTCACAACGGCATTAAGAGTATTGCGCAACACTTGGACACGCAAACTTTCAATCGTTTGAAGTTCGGTATTGGACACCCTGCTCACGTACAAAAGGCGGTTGTAGACTTTGTGTTGGGCAAGTTCGGTAAGGACGAAGAGCCGGAGATGCTTGGTGGTATTGATAAGTCACTAGATATCTTTGAGGCGTTCGCATCTGGGGCTGACATGCCAACATTGATGAACAAGTTTAACTAA